A single window of Candoia aspera isolate rCanAsp1 chromosome 3, rCanAsp1.hap2, whole genome shotgun sequence DNA harbors:
- the IRX2 gene encoding iroquois-class homeodomain protein IRX-2, with product MSYPQGYLYQPPGSLALYSCPAYGASALAAPRSEELARSSSGSAFSPYPGSAAFTAQAAATGFSSPLQYSTDPATGFPSYMGSPYDAHTTGMSGAISYHPYGSPAYPYQLNDPAYRKNATRDATATLKAWLQEHRKNPYPTKGEKIMLAIITKMTLTQVSTWFANARRRLKKENKMTWAPRNKSEDEDEDLEGEGGGIRSKEEASSDKGRDSNETSAEDEGISLQVDSLTDHSCSAESDGEKAPCRVGDPLCESGSECKDKYEEIEEDDDEDDVDDEEEDDEDDEAGRGLPPKPVTSSPLTGVEAPLLGHPHGQDSARNAAKAALGARIPPSVASQTTQASKPKLWSLAEIATSDLKHPPHPPPPHPHSLGQSCPPSGPPPSAPHNAAYSPSSLLGRHIYYTSPFYSNYTNYGNFNALQGQGILRYNSAAVASNEGLSQAVLTGGGGGSSALKASSENSLKTIAGHLEQHYKPHSSDIKKDPTEMCTVGVQPYL from the exons ATGTCCTACCCTCAGGGCTACCTCTACCAGCCCCCGGGCTCGCTGGCGCTCTACTCTTGCCCAGCTTACGGGGCGTCGGCGCTGGCGGCGCCCAGGAGCGAAGAGCTGGCCAGATCATCTTCGGGCTCGGCGTTCAGCCCTTATCCCGGATCCGCGGCGTTCACTGCCCAAGCGGCAGCCACCGGCTTCAGCAGCCCGCTCCAGTACTCCACCGACCCGGCCACGGGATTCCCCTCCTACATG GGCTCCCCTTACGACGCCCACACGACGGGCATGAGCGGGGCCATCAGTTACCATCCCTACGGCAGCCCAGCCTACCCCTATCAGCTAAATGACCCGGCCTACCGGAAGAACGCCACGCGAGACGCCACGGCCACGCTGAAGGCCTGGCTGCAGGAGCACCGCAAGAACCCCTACCCGACTAAAGGCGAGAAGATCATGCTGGCCATCATCACCAAGATGACCCTCACGCAGGTCTCCACCTGGTTCGCCAACGCCCGCAGGAGGCTCAAGAAGGAGAACAAGATGACCTGGGCGCCCCGCAACAAGAGcgaggacgaggacgaggacctggaaggggagggcggcgggaTCAGGAGCAAAGAGGAGGCGAGCTCGGACAAAGGGCGGGACAGCAACGAAACGTCGGCGGAGGACGAAG GGATCAGCTTGCAGGTGGATTCCCTCACCGACCACTCCTGCTCGGCTGAATCGGACGGGGAGAAGGCCCCGTGCAGGGTGGGGGACCCGCTCTGCGAGTCAGGCTCGGAATGTAAGGACAAGTACGAGGAGATCGAGGAGGACGACGACGAGGACGACGTCGACGACGAGGAGGAGGACGACGAAGACGACGAGGCGGGCAGAGGCCTCCCCCCCAAGCCCGTCACCTCCTCTCCTCTCACCGGGGTAGAAGCCCCTCTCCTGGGCCATCCGCACGGCCAGGATTCCGCCAGGAACGCCGCCAAAGCTGCTCTGGGCGCCCGGATCCCCCCCTCGGTGGCCTCCCAGACTACGCAAGCCAGCAAGCCCAAGCTTTGGTCACTGGCGGAAATCGCCACCTCGGACCTTAAACACCCGCCACACCCGCCTCCCCCGCACCCCCACAGCCTGGGCCAGAGCTGCCCGCCCTCGGGCCCGCCGCCTTCCGCCCCACACAACGCTGCCTACTCGCCTTCTTCGCTCTTGGGGAGGCATATTTATTACACATCGCCTTTTTATAGCAACTACACAAACTACGGGAACTTCAACGCCCTCCAGGGACAGGGCATCTTGAGGTACAACTCGGCCGCCGTGGCCTCCAACGAGGGACTCAGCCAAGCCGTCTTaactggcggcggcggcggcagctcgGCTCTGAAGGCGAGCTCGGAAAACTCGCTGAAAACCATCGCTGGCCACCTCGAACAGCATTACAAGCCCCACAGTTCAGACATCAAGAAAG ACCCCACTGAAATGTGCACAGTAGGAGTACAACCATACCTATAG